ATAAAATCAGCCCGCAAATCGGGGAACGCATCTTGCAGAAAACTGCCGGCCGGGTTCCAGCGGATGTCAGCCTCGATGCCCCGGATCGCCAGGTTCATCATCGCAAGGCGCCACGTCGTGTGGTTCGACTCCTGGCCGTAGATCGCGACATCCCCGATGCGGCCGCCGTGAGCGAGCACGAACTCTTCGGATTGCACGAACATACCGCCGGAGCCCGCGCACGGGTCGAAGACCCGCCCCTTATATGGTTCGATCAACTCGACGAGCAGCTTCACAACCGACCGCGGGGTATAGAATTCACCGCCGGCTTTGCCTTCGGCGTTAGCAAACCGTCCAAGGAAGTACTCGTACACGCGGCCGAGGATGTCTTTCTTACGCGACTCGCTGTCGCCCAGACCGATGCCGCTGATGAGATCGATAACGGCGCCGAGCCGAGTCGGATCGAGGGAGGGCCGCGCGTACTCTTTGGGCAGCACGCCCTTGAGCGGCGGGTTCTCCTGTTCGATCGCGATCATCGCCTTGTCGACCAGCGATCCGATCTGCGGCGTCTTGGCTTTCGCGGCGATCTCCGCCCACCGCGCTTCCCGCGGTACCCAAAAGACGTTCTTTGCCTTGTACTCTAAGCGGTCTTCAGGGTCGCCCTCAGGATCTCGCCTGAGCGTCTGCCACATTTCGGCGAACGCGTCAGAAATGTACTTGAGAAAGATGAGCCCGAGGGCGATGTGCTTGTATTCCGACGCATCCATCGCGCCGCGCAGGGCATCAGCGGAGGACCAAAGCTTCGCCTCAAAACCGAGGTCAGACTCGCCAGTGCGATGTTGGCGCGGGGCTGCGTTCGCAGAAGACGCTCTCCGGCCTCGTGGCATCGGCT
This Candidatus Eremiobacterota bacterium DNA region includes the following protein-coding sequences:
- a CDS encoding SAM-dependent DNA methyltransferase, which translates into the protein MPRGRRASSANAAPRQHRTGESDLGFEAKLWSSADALRGAMDASEYKHIALGLIFLKYISDAFAEMWQTLRRDPEGDPEDRLEYKAKNVFWVPREARWAEIAAKAKTPQIGSLVDKAMIAIEQENPPLKGVLPKEYARPSLDPTRLGAVIDLISGIGLGDSESRKKDILGRVYEYFLGRFANAEGKAGGEFYTPRSVVKLLVELIEPYKGRVFDPCAGSGGMFVQSEEFVLAHGGRIGDVAIYGQESNHTTWRLAMMNLAIRGIEADIRWNPAGSFLQDAFPDLRADFILANPPFNDSDWGGQGLRHDKRWKYGIPPVGNSNYAWIQHFAFHLAPNGVAAFVMANGAMSSNQSGEGDIRKGLVEAEHGGLVDCVVALPGQLFYTTQIPVCVWVLSRDRRNHRFRDRTSQILFIDARKLGVMTDRTHRALRDEDIDRIAGAYHAWRSDDGGHADLPGFCKASTLDEVRNHGYALTPGRYVGTEELDDHDEPFADKISRLTSRLREQRSLSEKLDSEVAEALKRVGFAIQ